Genomic segment of Coregonus clupeaformis isolate EN_2021a chromosome 34, ASM2061545v1, whole genome shotgun sequence:
cccacagcaacacacacacacacacacacacacacacacacacacacaaccccagtCTCATGCGGTGCTAGTGGGTGATGTCATGGAGATGGCAGGTGTGACCGTGTCATGACAGTGAAGTTGTGGCTGTCGAAGCATTGACCAAGAACTATAGGCCTATATGGCTTcaaactaagaacagatatagcccctggttcacctcagacttgactgcccttgaccagcacaaaaacatcctgtggcgtactgcattagcatcgaacagcccccgcgatatgcaacttttcagggaagtcaggaaccaatatacacaatcagttaggaaagcaaaaggctagctttttcaaacagaaatgtgcatcctgtagcactaactccaaaaagttttgggacactgtaaagtccatggagaataagagcacctcctcccagctgcccactgcaatgaggctaggaaacactgtcaccaccgataaatctatgataatcgagaatttcaataagcattttgctacagctggccatgctttccacctggctacccaccagctctgcaccctctgctgcaacttttccttcacccaaattcagatagctgatgtcctgaaagagctgctaaatctggacccctacaaatcagctgggctagacaatctggaccctttctttctaaaattagccgccgaaattgtcgcaacccctattactagcctgttcaacctctctttcgtaacgtctgagatccccagagattggaaagctgccgctgtcatccccctcttcaaagggggtgacactctagatctaAACTGTTACAGttctatatccatcctgccctgtctttcgtaagtatttgaaagccaagttaacaaacagatcaccgaccatttcgaatcccaccgtaccttctccgctatgcaatctggtttccgacctggtcatgggtgcacctcagccacgctcaaggtcctaaaccatataataaccgcgatcgataaaagacagtactgtgcagccgtcttcatcgacctggccaaggcttttgactctgtcaatcaccgcattcttattggcagactaaatagccttggtttctcaaatgactgcctcgcctggttcaccaactacttctcagatagagttcaatgtgtcaaatcggagggcctgttgtctggacctctggcagtctctatgggggtgccacagggatcaattctcgggccgactctattctctgtgtatataaaTGATgtctctacgcagacgacaccattttgtatacatctggcccttcattggacactgtgttaacaaacctccaaacgagcttcaatgccatacaacactccttccgtggctagtaaaactaaatgcattctcttcaatcgaacgctgcttgcacccgcacgCCCgattagaatcactactctcggcgggtctgacttagaatatgtggacaactacaaatacctaggtgtctggttagactgtaaactctccttccagactcacattaagaatctccaatccaacgttaaatctagaatcggcttcctattttgcaacaaagcctccttcacacatgctgctaaacatgccctcgtaaaactgactatcctaccgatccttgacttcggcgatgtcatttacaaaatagcttccaacactctactcagcaaattggatgtagtctatcacagttccatccgttttgtcaccaaagccccatatactacccaccattgtgacctgtacgctctacatactacatattcgtcaccaaacccactggctccaggtcatctataaatcacttctaggcaaatccctgccttatcttagatcattggtcaccatagcaacacccacctgtagtatgcgttccagcaggtatatctcactggtcatccccaaagccaacacctcctttggccgccattccttccagttctctgctgcaaatgactggaacaaactgcaaaaatatctgaagctggagacactgatctccctcactaactttaagcatcagttgtcagagcggcttaccgatcactgcacctgtacacagcccatctgtaattagcccacccaactacctcatccccatattgttatttacattgttatttattttgctaatttgcaccccggtatctctatttgcacatcatcttctgcacatctatcactccagtgttaatactaaattgtaattattttgcactatggcctatttattgccttacctccataacttactacatttgcacacactgtatatacattttctattgtttgactgtacgttttgtttcttccatatgtaactctgttgtttttatcgcactgctttgctttatcttggccaggtcgcagttgtaaatgagaacttgttctcaactggcttacctggttaaataaaggtggaataaaaatacaaaataaaaatgataATAAAGTTATATTAATTGTTAAAACAGTAATTTGACTTAGCTAAGGTAGTAGTGGGAAGAGTTTGATTGATGGTgtcatttttggggggattaGCTTATTTAAATATTTTATAGCTAGCCTAAATTCTGACACTAATGGGGACGTGAGAGTACCAATCAGTGTACCAATCAGTGTACCAATCTTGGAAAAGTCCCACAGAGCAATGTGTCGGAAATGTTCAACATTGTGTCCAACAATGTCATGGGGAACTCTGAATGAACCGCTGTTTTATGTAGTAGAAGTCAAGTTAAAGTTTTTACAGATATCCACATGGCAATCAATGTCACTGAAATGCATGGATATTTGACTACATacacaataaaacatttaaattgaAATCTCAATTCATGACTATGTATacagaccaacactttacatggtgCGTTCATATTTTTTTTCAGTATACATTTAGGAGACTCAAAGAGTTTCATTGATTAGTTTGCATAGGTAGGGTATGGACAACTTCTCTCAATCCTGGCATGTGGGATAGAGAGGAGGGCACATGTGTCCTTGACAGGCTGGTGGGTAACCAGTCCCTGAAGTGGGACTAAAACAGGGATATAGCAAAGTTCAGGCAcagtttctctcttctctcatgaATAATGAAGTCAGAGCATCCTTCTATCGAGGATATGCTGTGCTGAGGATGATTCTGCAAGCACGCTTCTGGATGTGCTTCAGTTAATCAGAGAGGGCTTGAGTTAAGGAGAAATGCCAAGCTGGTGCTGCGTAATCCAGGCAGGGGTGAATGTAGCCTGTGTATATAGCTACCAGGTCAGCCTGTGGCACATTGAACCTTTTTAGTTTGCGTAGGAAGAACAACTTCTTGTTTCCCCTTCTAACCATGGATGTTACTTATTCATCCCACTGCAGATTCTTTTGCACAATGACTCAAAGAATTTTGACTGATTCACAGACTTGCAGGTCTTTCCCGTTGATTGTAAAGGGACTTGGATGGTGCGGGTTTATCACAAGTAGTGTACGCTGTTTGCTCGAGGAGGACTTGAGGCCCTGGTTagtttctctttctccttctccctgtTTGAAGTGCTTCAGTAGGAAGGGGAGGcgttgagtctgtgtgtgtgtgcgtgtgagcacAGATGGCAGCTGCTCGGCCTGGCCTCTGTGTGGTAATTACTTTGTGTGGCGCGTTACTTAACTCTTAGCGCTGCAGTCTGCTGGGTTTCTCTCCTTTTGTTGTCGTAGACTCCTCAAAAAGAGAATGCTCTTAAAGCACAACTGAAGGCAATAATAAATGTATCTGATAAAAAACAGAATGTGGCATGGATATTActcaaacatttattctagtgtcaaaattgactacaaagtgtaaataggataattttgttcATAAAGTCATTCTCGTCCCAAAGCTGAGTTTTGTAAGTGAGTTCGTCATGACTTACTTgagggttgggttttgatttcgaCAATGCTCACTTGCCTTTTGTTCTCATGGGGGACTAGCATCACTAACTGCCACACTGAAATCTTGTTTTTCTTGAAGAGCAACACTGATGTGGAATTGGTGCGTTCAGTTGCTATTTAAGGGGGCATTCTGGGACATGGAAATGGCAGCACCAAGAGCTGCCAAGAGTTTACATTGAACTGAAGAGTCTGTCTTGTAGAGAGCAGACTTGGCCTAGATTGAAGCTTCTTGTAACTTCATCCATCTTCCAAATTCCAACTTGAGAGTAAGGAATCTTTCAGGAAGAATAGGCCATTTGGCCAAATTTAGGTGTTAGCATGATGTGCACGCTACATGCGAAATAGTTTTATGTTCACAATGTTTATTTGAGTCTTTAGATAAAATTATGTTGGTTGAGCTTTAGGTCAGTGGGCCACCATGTTGCTTAAAGCCCCAAAGAGTGTCTTGTACTGATGCTAACTGTATGCTAACTAATTTAACTAGTTGAGGGACAAGCCATATGTTGCCCAATGTCATAGTTAACCTTTAACCCTTTCCTTCCAGATTTCCTACCATGGCAGTGGGGAGGGAGCGGAGAGCGACGATTCCGAGGGGGAGAACCAGGAGCTTGCACAGATTGACAGAGGTATGTGGCCCGCTCGCTCAAACCAACCCTTCTATGGTCTTCGTTGTTACATGGATATGTACAAGATGGTCATTTAACAGATAAAGCAACTTCCAGGTAACACAGTATAGAAGAAGACAATAAGCTTATCGCTATCTCTGCCTCTTCAACTTTGACCTATACTCTTGGTCGTCCCCCTCAGAGAGGCGGCGGAATTGTGGCCTGACCCCTCTGGCCACCAGCCAGCAGCACAACCAGGGTCCCCTATCTCCGGCACGCCTCTGTCGCCTACGCCTCCTTCTAGACCCAACTCTGGACCGCCACTCATCCGAAGAAGAGCTGGAGCGAATCAACCGCGGCGTTGGAGATGGCAGGAAGTGGACGCTGCACCATTGCCACGGCGACCACCACAGCAGTGCCTCCAGCGACGAGGAGGTGCGGGACCTGTTCGGCTGTGGCCCGGTGGCGGCGGCCTTGGAGCCTGGGACTTGCCTGGCGGCCTCCCCCAGCCCGGTGCTCTTTAGCTCCAGCCCGCCTCGCAGCCTCAAGCCCCCGCCCCCCTTTCGGCTCCAGTTCCAGGTGGTGCAGCCTGCTGCCAGGCCCATTATCTTGACCCACTTTGACCAGTCAGCGGTTCCCTATAGGAAGCACAGACACAGCTACGGGGGAGAGGTTGGGAGGCCAAGTCTGGACTTGGAGAAAATGCAACAGGTTAGTGTTACTACGTAGCGTCTACAACTCTTAAATAGCAACCGTTAGTATAGCGTTGTTCATTCTCCAATCAGCCTAGCATTCTGTGGTTTGGATAGAATCACATAGCTGGGTCATTCTATGAATATAGTGCCTTTTGGGTAGTGCCTTTTGGGTAGTGTATTGTGTCATTTAGAGCACATTTTCAACttcataacaaaaaaaaatcccatCTCGAGGTTAAATTAAGAAAAAAATGACTATAACAGTGACAGgtttgaccgtaacagggttgacaatttcatcttaaatcagccattaTCCCCCTTGTGATGGAGAATTAAAGCTTATTGTGTGGAAAACAGGGATGGAAGATTGCATTCAATCTTCACAACAATATTTGAAGTTTTTAAAACATTTGTAGCCTATCTatttatgggtaacagggttaatGTGTTATGCTTGGCACgcttttccaccacaaaacaccagaaaattacCAAAAAGAGtggaaccagctcacctgcttttacactacaTTTTGAccattagatgttcaatgtttcttttgaataaAAATTAATATTTTTTACCATATTGAAAAGAAAGTAGGTTCACattacagggttgaccttaaaccTGAGGGACTAAATGTAAATtaaatcactaatcacatgaaataattAAAAGTCTTCAGAAATAACTTtcccaaagcaacaaaataactagggctttacaatgatggtgaaaacttgggaAGATCTTGGGGTTAAGTAGATTAAAATCTTCCCAGAAGTTGGACAAACGTGACGTGGGATATTCCAAAAAGGgagataaaaaattaataaaataatgtatttacatgtaaACACACTGCTATTTGAATTTTTAACATGATTTCCTTTAGTTCGAGTCAGATTGTAGATGTAGGTGAACCAACTGTTAAATTGAGTGTTTTATCAAAAGTTATACACATAATGTTTGAGGGACATAAAAGACACTTGTGGAACATCCCAGTTCCCTTTGGGATTGTTATATTTATTATTGTTATAGTTTTCAATGCGAATTAAGGCCAAGGTCTCAAGCGATTAGCCATGCTAACTATAGCTCCTTTTTTACTACCAAAAAGTGAGGTATAAAACCTATTGTGGATTGCTATCTGTTCCCTGTAGACTACATCCAATCTTATAAAACAAACAGGAAATTATCATATTTGGATGGACTAACCATTTAAGCTTCACCGAAGGGGCATACTTTATCTATGTTGGATGATGATGCCATGTTCCAACTCTCGTTTGCGTGTGGAGTCCGAGGACCACACCTCAGATCTTCCAAGATGACTCATTGCACTTTGACGACCTTTTGACACAAGTGTATTTTTCATATTTTTCTCACCCAAGGACAGTTGACCAAGAAAGTAGTGTGAATATGTTATCACTCAAACGGTATTACGTACACTGTGGAACTAGGCCATACTTTAGGGTAGCCTTGTACCACCAGCCAGACTGTAGACTATGCTTCATTACATTGAGTTTGGGATTAGGTAAAGGGACACAATAGCGTTGCTTTCGtgcacacacgcacccacacacttCATGGCCGGGCGCTTGCCACCTCGGTGGTCcggagagatgaaggagagggaGGCACGGACGGCAGATGTCTGCCCTCGTTTCTCACAAAAGCCAGCAAGGCAGAAGGAGAGGATTAAATACACAACAGAAAACGACAATGACTAATGAGTCACAGAGAAGCTGGTCCAGGGATCGTTAAAATCCAATAGCTACATTGGCCCAAACTCTGAtattggaagtgtgtgtgtgcgcctgtgtgtagGGAAGGATTTGAGGGGTCCCCATGTCCATGGGTGTTTCTGGAAAAAGGGAACAGATGAGAGACAGCACTGACAAAGGCTAGGGGAAATAAAAGGAAAGGACGAggttgtgtgtctctgtctgatcTGCATCTTTGAGTGtgtatctgagtgtgtgtgtgtgtgtgtatctgcatctttatgtgtgtatgtgagctCGGTCAAGTGGAATGGGAGGTGCTGTAGGGAAAACAATAGGGGGTTCTTCAGAGGTAGCTGCCAGACAATACTCTCCCATGAACCCTTTAGCTGGGCAACTCCAAGTCTGcgtccctatggaccctggtcaaaagtagtgtactgtatagggaatagggtgccatttgggatgtatatTTGGAGTCTCCAAATTACCAATCTAAACAAAATGTCTAGACTTCTCCCTCCTTTCTATCAAatgttctctccctctgttttgtCTTTCATGTCTCAACTGTCTAAAAAGTCAAAGTCAAAAAACCTTTCTCTCTGTTCTTTCGCACAAACAACTATTTTACAGTGGACCACACTCTCTCCATAAAAAGAAAACCTAGAATACATTTTGCAACTATGTTTCCCGAAATTTGCAACCAGAGCCCCCCACTCCCACTATTCTACAATTTTGCACCAAATCAAGGAAATTGGTCTTGATGTTGACACAATACATTGTAGCACGGTGCTAGGACATACCATGAAGCCAAACACcgactagtagtagtagcaccTTTGCAATAGGCTGCTAAAATAAAAGGAGAAGCAATTTAGAGGGGTTGTTAATGTCAGGGATACAACTCAGTAGTTGAGCGAGAAGGAAATGTGATAAAACCAGCATACGACATAACAGTGTGACATAATGTACAGTCATTTATCTTGTAATATTCTTAAGCGGGTCAAAGGGTCACACggctgttgttttgttgttgtctctACTACTAATCCACCGCGCTCACGGTAATCCGAACCCAATTGCTCAGATGTGGCATGGCCCATTGTCTGTAGGAAATTATTGTCAGTTCATGTGGCAGATGTCTTTTTTGCCTGGCTGGCCACAAATGATTGGTCTGTCAGATATGCATTAAGTTACACAACTGTGCGACCTTGAAAAAAATCTGAATGTCCTCAAAATGACAGAAATGCATATAAAGTTTCAGGGATGATACAGAGCACATTTAAGAGCTATTTAATGATATTCACCAAACGTTCAACTACTAAACGGACTGTAGAAACATTGTTGTTGGGAAGGGTTGGGCATGTGAGGTCCATACCAAATCTCCTTCCCTCCACAACAGCAGGAGTCTCGCATTTACATTCTAACTTCCCCTTCCAAATAGCCCAATTCCCCTTCAATAGCACCAGTCCCGCTGCCTCCCCATCAGACAATTCCTTGATTGTAAAGGGCCCCCGTCACTTACGAGAGCGGTTTTGCTGGGTGGACTGAAGAGAAGGAGTCTTTGACAGGATATTATAAGCTTCATTGACTGGCTTGTTTGGTttagtagcagctgcactttcTTGACTATAATTCTTAATTGACTCACAATGGTCAGTTGCTGTGACCTCATCGAACATGCATTTACTTCTAATTGTCAATGAAACCCATTGGTTGCTCTCTGAGGAATAAACTGCCCTCTAAGTGTGCAGTTTAAGCTGCATTCTTTGTATGAAATGGGCTCTACAAATcaattcattattattattcacgGGTGTTTTGAAATGTTTCAGTATCACATGGACAGTATGCTGAGGGATAATGTTGGTCCAAAGAGGGATGTTTGCTCATAATTTTTTCTCCTTTGTTCCCCTCAGAAAATGCTCCTGAAAAAGAACTGTGGTGGGAAAACACGAACCATAAAGATTCGGGTGAGTTTACATTCATCTGCAATTTCACTTTATTGTACACAAATACACCCATATACTCCCAAATACACACTTAACCACTCACAAACCattttccatccaaccattttcATGCAAGTAAAGTACATGTCAGATAAAAGACTCActacaggcctgatggaaacagcataATTGTAATTTCctaaatgtcaacaaaacaaaatatgctagACGGGTGGATATTTTTGGGGATGAAATAGGTAATGCGACAAAatggcagtggaaatgttttttcttCACAATTGTTGATAGAATAACTGGAATGTCGAAGTAAACGGCAGTCACGCTTGCAcagtttattaagctacagatgAATTAGgatatgatgaacttcacagggtggtgaaagtgctcGGTGATGAGCCTAATGATCATTTCCCATGAAAATCTTAATTTGTATGCTGGTGACATAATGGTCAGTGCTTTGCTGCCAATTGGCAAATAAAAATGATATTGCTCTAATCTCATCATGCAACCTCTGCACTGTATCTGTGAAccgttggctagagcgcatgtgccagACCAGAGTGGGCAAATGTGCTCTTATCGCAAGACTTTCTGTGGCAAAACCATCGGCAGAGTAAAAAATGGGATGGAAACACAGAACTTCTGTTTTTTAATTCGGTAAATACGACAAAGTGCTTTTTATGTGTACTACATCAttacgcacagccttttatccacaacaagCCAGTTTCCATGGAAACACACCTCTGCAGGTAAAATGCGCATATCCTTTTTAGGTGAATATCAGATATTTTGCTTAAATCTTTCGACAAGTGGATTGAAACCTAGCTACATACAATGTCACACTCCTTTTGGCCCTTTATTGAAACTCAATTGCATTACTCCACTTGTTATAGgctcgttttctctctctctctcacacacatttacatttacatttacacacacacacacacatttgttttactatccttgtggggaccaaacaactgattcccattcaaaatcatattttccctaactcctaaacctaacattaaccccaaacctaaccctacccctaaacctaacccctaagcctaaaatagcccttTTCCTTGTGGGGAACGGCGAAAAGTCCccacttgttttactatccttgtgaggacttctggtccccacaaggatagtaaaatcaaaacacacacacacacagagtccttATCCCTTCAAGCCGAGCCATAATACCCAGTCAAGATGGCCGTGTCCATTAAAGTAGCAATAAGGCTGAGAGGTCATGCAGCACCGTGAACAACCGTCTGTCTCACTACCAACACCTGGATGCCCCTGCAAATGCATTCTGGGATAGAACCTGACACCAGTGTCATGTAAAAAAGCTCACAGTGTGAAATAGCTCACAATTATTGTGAGCATTTTTACACTTATGATTGGCTGTGATTGTGACATCAAAGCGTGAAAAAGCTCACGGCTTGAGAATTTTCACTGGTCAATTGCACAAGCTTCTGCTTCAATTATGCTTCTGGGTTATCGTGTTGTTTAGGTGGATAACATCAGTGCCTGATTTTAAATTGACACTGTTAACGTGAATAAATAAGTAATGATCACTTTTTAAATATATTATCGATTGTTTTGCGCTTCTGTCGGGGCTGGCTAGCTAGTGTCGGGTAACTTTAGCAACTGGGTGGATTGGCGAGAGTTTATGCGTTAGCATAGCGATTTAGCTGCAAACCTGTTAGCTAGTTGTGAACACTGTGTAGATGGCTGAGCTTGTGGCTGTGCCACTGCGCTTGTGCGGATCACTGTCCTCTCACCCACACCTCCACTACAATTACTTTGATTTGACATTGTTCAAATATGTTATTTTGATAACCAAATGTATTGATCTAACTAGCTGCCACTCTGTGCATCACATGATACACTAGCTCGCTAGTTACATGACCACAACTAGCCCTGACGTTCCTTATGCAGTCGAGCTTGTGACCGCAACCCACTTCCCTTCAGAGCTAACAGTAGCCTACCGTGTTTGCCTCTGCTGGCGCAATCCTTGAATGGaaagtaaatacaaataaaaacatttgtgGTGAAGCCAATTAATCAGCTATCAACCACTGAGGTATATAGCTTGCTATGCATCAACACTACAATGATTGCCATGGTAGTACAATTTAACCAAA
This window contains:
- the LOC121539657 gene encoding uncharacterized protein LOC121539657, giving the protein MLKTLTKKLRRHSLNEIHPFQFKISYHGSGEGAESDDSEGENQELAQIDRERRRNCGLTPLATSQQHNQGPLSPARLCRLRLLLDPTLDRHSSEEELERINRGVGDGRKWTLHHCHGDHHSSASSDEEVRDLFGCGPVAAALEPGTCLAASPSPVLFSSSPPRSLKPPPPFRLQFQVVQPAARPIILTHFDQSAVPYRKHRHSYGGEVGRPSLDLEKMQQKMLLKKNCGGKTRTIKIRNLTGTRPPPRYAYDPSIFAFRSLSTVPPCSPLTLSEDCPYV